The following proteins come from a genomic window of Megalobrama amblycephala isolate DHTTF-2021 linkage group LG1, ASM1881202v1, whole genome shotgun sequence:
- the LOC125272869 gene encoding beta-1,4 N-acetylgalactosaminyltransferase 1-like isoform X3, whose translation MKTNTKILIAKANCPLQYPTGFRVAPLQKSLIPGLALQTQKRRVTTNKREVYKVSLSVKSGVLSVENVLDEQQVDGQGQSELSISSSNLTQLNDLLSRVTYTSTIYHINTIDMVHFSFEDHEAMFPIMIRRPTVPVLYDPGKDINSQVTVITKTFLRYKELKVLIQSIRDFYPNIKIIVADDSLKPENVSGNNIEHYIMPPAQGWFAGRNLALSQLTTKYFLWVDDDFEFLKDTRIESFVEIMEAIPDLDVVGGEVSGNQFQFIFDYDEGTEKEGGCLRRIKGGFHQPLSGYNGCFFVDGVTNFFLGRTEAVRRIGFDPFLKRVGHTEFFIDALGKLLVVSCKGLSIGHQTHREQKQYDSYRTQDKLEEERKLAHHFFKNYLKCIKY comes from the exons ATgaagacaaacacaaaaattCTTATTGCCAAAGCCAACTGCCCACTCCAGTATCCTACTGGTTTCAGGGTAGCTCCTCTGCAGAAAAGTTTGATACCAG GTCTCGCTCttcaaacacaaaaaagaaggGTAACAACAAACAAGAGGGAGGTGTACAAG GTGTCTTTGAGTGTGAAGAGTGGAGTGCTTTCAGTGGAGAATGTTCTCGATGAACAGCAGGTGGATGGACAGGGTCAGAGTGAACTGAGCATATCATCCAGCAACCTCACACAACTCAATGATCTGCTGTCTAGAGTGACATACACCAGTACCATCTATCACATTAATACAATTGACATGG TTCATTTCTCTTTTGAGGACCATGAGGCCATGTTTCCCATCATGATTAGGAGACCAACAGTTCCTGTTCTTTATGACCCCGGAAAGG ATATCAACTCACAAGTGACCGTAATTACCAAGACATTTCTGAGGTATAAGGAGCTGAAAGTCCTCATCCAGAGTATCCGGGATTTTTACCCAAATATCAAGATCATTGTTGCAGATGACAGCCTGAAGCCTGAGAATGTGTCTGGAAACAACATAGAGCACTACATCATGCCTCCTGCACAG GGCTGGTTTGCAGGCAGAAATCTGGCTCTATCCCAACTCACAACTAAATACTTTCTGTGGGTCGATGATGACTTTGAGTTCTTGAAGGACACACGGATCGAGAGTTTTGTGGAGATTATGGAAGCCATTCCAGATCTAGATGTT GTTGGTGGTGAGGTCTCAGGTAACCAGTTCCAGTTCATTTTTGATTATGATGAGGGAACCGAAAAAGAAGGTGGCTGTCTAAGGCGTATTAAAGGAGGGTTTCATCAGCCACTTTCAGGCTATAACGGATGCTTTTTTGTGGATGGTGTCACTAATTTTTTCTTGGGGAGGACTGAAGCGGTGCGAAGAATTGGCTTTGACCCATTCCTTAAAAGAGTTGGACACACCG AGTTCTTCATTGATGCCCTTGGAAAACTGCTGGTTGTTTCATGCAAGGGTCTTTCTATCGGTCACCAGACACACCGGGAACAGAAACAATATGACTCATACCGGACTCAGGATAAACTTGAAGAGGAGAGAAAACTGGCCCAccatttttttaagaattatCTCAAATGTATCAAGTACTGA
- the LOC125272869 gene encoding beta-1,4 N-acetylgalactosaminyltransferase 1-like isoform X1, with the protein MYVIILRKKLLQYVKGRFLIIAIMKYKCYILLGTTLTICLLQSGVLKVMKNILASQKVTTPYAEHHSFGPSPTPNVSCELTKQFVPKDELDDILERRAKEFNQHQHRMKTNTKILIAKANCPLQYPTGFRVAPLQKSLIPGLALQTQKRRVTTNKREVYKVSLSVKSGVLSVENVLDEQQVDGQGQSELSISSSNLTQLNDLLSRVTYTSTIYHINTIDMVHFSFEDHEAMFPIMIRRPTVPVLYDPGKDINSQVTVITKTFLRYKELKVLIQSIRDFYPNIKIIVADDSLKPENVSGNNIEHYIMPPAQGWFAGRNLALSQLTTKYFLWVDDDFEFLKDTRIESFVEIMEAIPDLDVVGGEVSGNQFQFIFDYDEGTEKEGGCLRRIKGGFHQPLSGYNGCFFVDGVTNFFLGRTEAVRRIGFDPFLKRVGHTEFFIDALGKLLVVSCKGLSIGHQTHREQKQYDSYRTQDKLEEERKLAHHFFKNYLKCIKY; encoded by the exons ATGTATGTAATTATATTGAGGAAAAAACTTCTACAGTATGTGAAAG GGCGTTTCTTG ATCATCGCTATCATGAAGTACAAATGCTACATCCTGCTTGGTACTACACTGACCATTTGCTTATTACAAAGTGGAGTGTTGAAAGTCATGAAAAACATTCTAGCGTCCCAGAAAGT tACAACACCGTATGCCGAACACCATAGCTTTGGACCTTCGCCCACACCAAATGTTTCTTGTGAACTCACCAAGCAATTTGTTCCAAAAGATGAACTAGATGACATCCTTGAACGAAGAGCAAAGGAGTTCAATCAACACCAACACAG GATgaagacaaacacaaaaattCTTATTGCCAAAGCCAACTGCCCACTCCAGTATCCTACTGGTTTCAGGGTAGCTCCTCTGCAGAAAAGTTTGATACCAG GTCTCGCTCttcaaacacaaaaaagaaggGTAACAACAAACAAGAGGGAGGTGTACAAG GTGTCTTTGAGTGTGAAGAGTGGAGTGCTTTCAGTGGAGAATGTTCTCGATGAACAGCAGGTGGATGGACAGGGTCAGAGTGAACTGAGCATATCATCCAGCAACCTCACACAACTCAATGATCTGCTGTCTAGAGTGACATACACCAGTACCATCTATCACATTAATACAATTGACATGG TTCATTTCTCTTTTGAGGACCATGAGGCCATGTTTCCCATCATGATTAGGAGACCAACAGTTCCTGTTCTTTATGACCCCGGAAAGG ATATCAACTCACAAGTGACCGTAATTACCAAGACATTTCTGAGGTATAAGGAGCTGAAAGTCCTCATCCAGAGTATCCGGGATTTTTACCCAAATATCAAGATCATTGTTGCAGATGACAGCCTGAAGCCTGAGAATGTGTCTGGAAACAACATAGAGCACTACATCATGCCTCCTGCACAG GGCTGGTTTGCAGGCAGAAATCTGGCTCTATCCCAACTCACAACTAAATACTTTCTGTGGGTCGATGATGACTTTGAGTTCTTGAAGGACACACGGATCGAGAGTTTTGTGGAGATTATGGAAGCCATTCCAGATCTAGATGTT GTTGGTGGTGAGGTCTCAGGTAACCAGTTCCAGTTCATTTTTGATTATGATGAGGGAACCGAAAAAGAAGGTGGCTGTCTAAGGCGTATTAAAGGAGGGTTTCATCAGCCACTTTCAGGCTATAACGGATGCTTTTTTGTGGATGGTGTCACTAATTTTTTCTTGGGGAGGACTGAAGCGGTGCGAAGAATTGGCTTTGACCCATTCCTTAAAAGAGTTGGACACACCG AGTTCTTCATTGATGCCCTTGGAAAACTGCTGGTTGTTTCATGCAAGGGTCTTTCTATCGGTCACCAGACACACCGGGAACAGAAACAATATGACTCATACCGGACTCAGGATAAACTTGAAGAGGAGAGAAAACTGGCCCAccatttttttaagaattatCTCAAATGTATCAAGTACTGA
- the LOC125272869 gene encoding beta-1,4 N-acetylgalactosaminyltransferase 1-like isoform X2 → MRLLCIAFLKTKGRFLIIAIMKYKCYILLGTTLTICLLQSGVLKVMKNILASQKVTTPYAEHHSFGPSPTPNVSCELTKQFVPKDELDDILERRAKEFNQHQHRMKTNTKILIAKANCPLQYPTGFRVAPLQKSLIPGLALQTQKRRVTTNKREVYKVSLSVKSGVLSVENVLDEQQVDGQGQSELSISSSNLTQLNDLLSRVTYTSTIYHINTIDMVHFSFEDHEAMFPIMIRRPTVPVLYDPGKDINSQVTVITKTFLRYKELKVLIQSIRDFYPNIKIIVADDSLKPENVSGNNIEHYIMPPAQGWFAGRNLALSQLTTKYFLWVDDDFEFLKDTRIESFVEIMEAIPDLDVVGGEVSGNQFQFIFDYDEGTEKEGGCLRRIKGGFHQPLSGYNGCFFVDGVTNFFLGRTEAVRRIGFDPFLKRVGHTEFFIDALGKLLVVSCKGLSIGHQTHREQKQYDSYRTQDKLEEERKLAHHFFKNYLKCIKY, encoded by the exons ATGAGACTACTCTGTATTGCTTTTCTAAAAACAAAAGGGCGTTTCTTG ATCATCGCTATCATGAAGTACAAATGCTACATCCTGCTTGGTACTACACTGACCATTTGCTTATTACAAAGTGGAGTGTTGAAAGTCATGAAAAACATTCTAGCGTCCCAGAAAGT tACAACACCGTATGCCGAACACCATAGCTTTGGACCTTCGCCCACACCAAATGTTTCTTGTGAACTCACCAAGCAATTTGTTCCAAAAGATGAACTAGATGACATCCTTGAACGAAGAGCAAAGGAGTTCAATCAACACCAACACAG GATgaagacaaacacaaaaattCTTATTGCCAAAGCCAACTGCCCACTCCAGTATCCTACTGGTTTCAGGGTAGCTCCTCTGCAGAAAAGTTTGATACCAG GTCTCGCTCttcaaacacaaaaaagaaggGTAACAACAAACAAGAGGGAGGTGTACAAG GTGTCTTTGAGTGTGAAGAGTGGAGTGCTTTCAGTGGAGAATGTTCTCGATGAACAGCAGGTGGATGGACAGGGTCAGAGTGAACTGAGCATATCATCCAGCAACCTCACACAACTCAATGATCTGCTGTCTAGAGTGACATACACCAGTACCATCTATCACATTAATACAATTGACATGG TTCATTTCTCTTTTGAGGACCATGAGGCCATGTTTCCCATCATGATTAGGAGACCAACAGTTCCTGTTCTTTATGACCCCGGAAAGG ATATCAACTCACAAGTGACCGTAATTACCAAGACATTTCTGAGGTATAAGGAGCTGAAAGTCCTCATCCAGAGTATCCGGGATTTTTACCCAAATATCAAGATCATTGTTGCAGATGACAGCCTGAAGCCTGAGAATGTGTCTGGAAACAACATAGAGCACTACATCATGCCTCCTGCACAG GGCTGGTTTGCAGGCAGAAATCTGGCTCTATCCCAACTCACAACTAAATACTTTCTGTGGGTCGATGATGACTTTGAGTTCTTGAAGGACACACGGATCGAGAGTTTTGTGGAGATTATGGAAGCCATTCCAGATCTAGATGTT GTTGGTGGTGAGGTCTCAGGTAACCAGTTCCAGTTCATTTTTGATTATGATGAGGGAACCGAAAAAGAAGGTGGCTGTCTAAGGCGTATTAAAGGAGGGTTTCATCAGCCACTTTCAGGCTATAACGGATGCTTTTTTGTGGATGGTGTCACTAATTTTTTCTTGGGGAGGACTGAAGCGGTGCGAAGAATTGGCTTTGACCCATTCCTTAAAAGAGTTGGACACACCG AGTTCTTCATTGATGCCCTTGGAAAACTGCTGGTTGTTTCATGCAAGGGTCTTTCTATCGGTCACCAGACACACCGGGAACAGAAACAATATGACTCATACCGGACTCAGGATAAACTTGAAGAGGAGAGAAAACTGGCCCAccatttttttaagaattatCTCAAATGTATCAAGTACTGA